The following are encoded in a window of Brevibacillus sp. DP1.3A genomic DNA:
- a CDS encoding ABC transporter substrate-binding protein, with the protein MFSTKVSKAMLSAVLGTVLLVTGCGGGNSATTENGKSTTTAPASGKKVLNIGLKADPPSMDPNTSTSLYDRHVYASLYDKLFDIDSEGKIVPMLAESYEVTPDGKTYTLKLKQGVKFHDGTEFDAEAVKFNFARNMNDEKSRRKGELKFVDSVAVVDKQTVKIQMKEPFAPFLSVLTDRSGIMVSPKAVKEHGDQYLNHPVGTGPYVFVEQVKGDHVTLKKNENYWNGQVKIDEVNYKVFTNGTAKVQNLRSGMLDIIDDTPVKEIPAIKGDANLQLVAESGMGYQGLYLNNSRPPFDNKYLRQAVDRAIDRDALVKVLFNGYAAPARTAFTKGSLAYNEALNTPKPPDAAEIKDLLAKGGQPNGFNFKLYISTSPENEQLGAVLQNMLKQQNINVTLEKLEYGQLIETGDKGEFEAMQLGWSGRQDPDQNFHDFVVTDTSNNDGRISIPKLDELVIKARGELDEAKRKALYGEAATLLQEEAGYAYMYHQYVLLGMNKKVTGFTYVPDGLIRTANLDKQ; encoded by the coding sequence ATGTTTTCGACCAAAGTGAGCAAAGCAATGCTCAGTGCTGTTCTGGGGACAGTTTTATTGGTTACAGGCTGTGGAGGAGGAAACAGTGCGACTACAGAAAACGGAAAATCCACAACAACAGCGCCAGCCTCTGGCAAAAAAGTACTGAATATTGGGTTAAAGGCAGACCCGCCGTCAATGGACCCAAACACCTCGACTTCGCTATACGACCGTCATGTATACGCGAGCCTCTATGACAAGCTGTTTGATATCGATTCAGAAGGAAAAATAGTGCCAATGCTGGCGGAATCGTATGAAGTAACGCCAGACGGCAAGACCTATACATTGAAGCTGAAGCAGGGCGTGAAATTCCACGATGGCACCGAGTTTGATGCTGAGGCAGTGAAATTCAACTTCGCGCGCAACATGAACGATGAGAAGTCCCGCCGGAAAGGCGAATTGAAATTCGTAGATTCCGTTGCTGTAGTGGACAAGCAGACCGTAAAAATCCAGATGAAAGAGCCTTTCGCTCCATTCTTGTCCGTATTGACTGACCGTTCGGGCATTATGGTATCGCCAAAAGCAGTGAAGGAACATGGCGATCAATACCTCAATCATCCGGTTGGTACAGGTCCATACGTATTTGTAGAGCAAGTAAAAGGCGACCACGTGACGCTGAAGAAAAATGAAAACTACTGGAATGGTCAAGTGAAGATCGATGAAGTGAACTACAAAGTATTCACGAACGGAACTGCGAAGGTACAAAACCTGCGCTCCGGCATGCTGGATATCATCGATGATACACCTGTAAAAGAAATTCCTGCCATCAAGGGCGATGCGAACCTGCAATTGGTTGCGGAATCCGGCATGGGTTACCAAGGTCTTTACTTGAACAACTCTCGCCCGCCGTTTGACAACAAGTATCTCCGTCAGGCTGTGGATCGTGCCATTGACCGTGATGCCCTGGTAAAAGTACTGTTTAACGGCTATGCGGCACCGGCTCGGACAGCATTTACAAAAGGTAGTCTGGCTTACAATGAAGCACTGAACACACCGAAGCCGCCGGATGCAGCGGAAATCAAGGATTTGCTCGCGAAGGGCGGTCAACCAAACGGATTTAACTTCAAGCTGTACATCTCTACTTCTCCAGAGAATGAACAACTGGGTGCGGTACTGCAAAACATGCTGAAGCAACAAAACATCAACGTGACATTGGAAAAATTGGAATATGGACAATTGATCGAAACAGGCGATAAAGGCGAATTTGAAGCGATGCAATTAGGCTGGTCTGGACGTCAGGACCCTGATCAAAACTTCCATGATTTCGTCGTAACAGATACATCGAACAACGATGGCCGCATTTCCATTCCGAAGCTGGATGAACTGGTCATCAAAGCACGTGGTGAGCTGGACGAAGCAAAACGTAAGGCGCTGTATGGCGAAGCTGCCACATTGCTGCAAGAAGAAGCGGGCTATGCCTATATGTACCACCAATATGTACTGCTCGGCATGAACAAGAAAGTAACTGGATTTACGTATGTCCCAGACGGTTTGATCCGTACAGCCAATTTGGACAAGCAATAG
- a CDS encoding Lrp/AsnC family transcriptional regulator — protein sequence MEETFRRSLYPDLDDIDYGIIRALQANARLPFTQIAKDLGVTEKTIRMRVQQLQDEGALSLVGIVNPVKAGFHVQAMIQVAVDAEKLDDVVAALTDTVEIRLIVLTSGEYQLFTQVLVTSNEELSQFLIKKLHKIPGISKTNVINELKILKSKYNFIR from the coding sequence ATGGAAGAAACTTTTCGAAGATCACTTTATCCTGATTTAGATGACATCGACTATGGGATCATTCGCGCCTTGCAAGCAAATGCGCGCTTGCCGTTTACCCAGATTGCGAAGGACCTCGGGGTCACGGAAAAGACGATCCGCATGCGCGTCCAGCAATTGCAGGATGAAGGTGCCCTGAGTCTGGTCGGTATTGTCAATCCAGTCAAGGCAGGGTTTCACGTACAGGCGATGATTCAAGTGGCTGTGGATGCGGAAAAGTTGGACGATGTGGTTGCTGCGTTAACGGACACCGTAGAAATCAGACTCATCGTACTCACTTCTGGTGAATATCAGCTTTTCACACAGGTGCTCGTAACAAGTAATGAAGAATTATCGCAATTTTTGATCAAAAAGCTGCACAAGATTCCTGGCATCTCCAAAACGAATGTCATTAACGAATTGAAAATACTGAAGTCCAAGTATAACTTTATCCGTTAG
- a CDS encoding nucleoside deaminase — protein MERETWMGQAVQIAVENVRDKTGGPFGALVVKDGQVIGRGRNEVTTSNDPTAHAEIQAIREACRHLQTFQLNDCDLYTSCEPCPMCLGAIYWARPRNVYYACTKEDAAHVGFDDQFIYEQIVLPHEERSIPFQRINLANRRSPFEAWSQSPNRIEY, from the coding sequence ATGGAACGAGAGACATGGATGGGGCAAGCCGTACAGATTGCGGTTGAAAATGTACGTGATAAAACAGGCGGACCGTTTGGAGCCCTTGTCGTGAAGGACGGACAGGTAATCGGGCGAGGACGCAATGAAGTGACGACGAGCAATGACCCTACGGCACATGCCGAAATTCAAGCAATTCGGGAAGCATGTCGTCATCTCCAAACCTTTCAATTAAATGATTGTGACCTGTATACGAGCTGTGAGCCGTGTCCGATGTGTCTGGGAGCCATCTATTGGGCCAGACCGCGCAATGTCTATTACGCATGCACGAAAGAAGATGCTGCGCATGTCGGTTTTGATGATCAGTTTATTTATGAGCAGATTGTTCTCCCTCATGAAGAGCGCAGCATTCCTTTTCAGAGAATCAATCTTGCGAATAGACGGAGTCCATTTGAAGCATGGTCTCAATCTCCGAACCGTATCGAATATTAA
- a CDS encoding ABC transporter permease — MTFRQFACNNVVRNKRMYAAFFMSSVFSVLIFFVYAMFIFHPEIIGQEIHESVATGMMAAEYVIFLFSFFFLFYCVGAFLKKREKEFGILFIQGMTPLQRNTLIFMENMLIGIVSIAIGIGLGLVLAKLFFQFAGFLLDVKALGFYFPWKAIGLTVVAFLVLYAAISLFTVLVLRSRSLLDLLQGSGRPKREPRASVVLSLVAVALLGMSYALALTADGVNVLVLMLPVIALTTVGTYLLFTQLSVIFIDFLKKRRVFYWKGTNLLTLSDLAYRMKDNARMFFLVSIVSTVAFCAIGTLAALAGSIQITVMKTHPFAFEYQSKQSDAERAKHLSLIETSLQQSGFSFEKYQVAMRVLPELVQEERVGVVKLSDYNRLAVVSNSTVLEMTNKEAFVLLNWIGDSVASKTLQVGKAQLAVKTDTNMTPLIRGIEFERLVVVPNQVFDQLPKMKEEERFVYEVPRWKETQDLSLKLQEDISHVEDNYSFSARAPYYHSMKQMANMGLFIGLFVGVLFFVAAASFLYFRLYTDLEYDKRHYGALSKIGLTDTELTRIVTTQVALLFFVPIVVAIIHSMVAFVSLQSLLKLILVASVVKPTAIVLCSFVVVQGVYFWIIRNRYLFHLKQSMNR, encoded by the coding sequence ATGACCTTTCGACAATTCGCGTGTAATAACGTTGTACGAAATAAACGGATGTACGCTGCGTTTTTCATGAGTAGCGTTTTTTCTGTCTTAATCTTTTTCGTCTATGCGATGTTCATTTTTCATCCGGAAATTATCGGACAGGAGATTCATGAATCCGTAGCCACTGGGATGATGGCGGCTGAGTACGTCATTTTTCTGTTCTCCTTCTTTTTTCTCTTTTACTGTGTCGGTGCTTTCCTGAAAAAGAGGGAGAAGGAATTCGGAATCCTTTTTATCCAGGGCATGACACCGTTACAGCGGAACACGCTGATATTTATGGAAAACATGCTGATTGGCATTGTCTCGATTGCCATCGGGATTGGGCTCGGACTGGTTCTCGCCAAGCTATTTTTCCAATTCGCTGGATTTTTGTTGGATGTAAAAGCACTCGGGTTTTACTTCCCGTGGAAAGCGATCGGTTTGACAGTGGTGGCGTTTCTCGTCTTGTACGCAGCCATTTCGCTGTTTACCGTCCTCGTGCTGCGAAGCCGCAGTCTGTTGGATCTATTGCAAGGAAGCGGTCGGCCTAAGCGTGAGCCGAGGGCATCGGTAGTGCTGTCTCTGGTCGCAGTAGCTTTGTTGGGAATGAGCTATGCCTTAGCCCTCACTGCTGACGGCGTGAATGTGCTCGTGCTGATGCTTCCGGTCATTGCGCTGACGACTGTCGGAACGTACCTATTGTTTACTCAGCTGAGCGTCATCTTCATCGATTTTCTGAAGAAGCGTCGCGTTTTTTATTGGAAAGGTACGAATCTCCTGACGCTCTCTGATTTGGCCTATCGGATGAAGGATAATGCACGGATGTTCTTTTTGGTCAGCATCGTCTCTACCGTGGCTTTTTGTGCGATTGGCACGCTGGCAGCGTTGGCTGGGTCGATTCAGATTACGGTGATGAAAACACATCCATTTGCGTTTGAATACCAGTCCAAACAAAGCGATGCGGAGAGAGCGAAGCATCTGTCGTTAATCGAAACGAGCTTGCAGCAAAGTGGCTTTTCCTTCGAAAAATATCAAGTGGCTATGAGAGTTTTGCCAGAACTGGTTCAGGAGGAAAGGGTTGGAGTAGTCAAGCTGTCTGACTATAACCGGCTGGCGGTAGTGTCCAATTCGACTGTACTCGAAATGACGAATAAAGAGGCCTTCGTACTGCTCAATTGGATTGGTGATTCGGTAGCGAGCAAAACGTTGCAAGTGGGGAAGGCACAGCTCGCAGTCAAAACAGATACGAATATGACTCCATTGATCAGAGGGATTGAATTTGAGCGCTTGGTTGTCGTACCGAATCAGGTGTTTGACCAGCTTCCGAAAATGAAGGAAGAAGAGCGCTTTGTGTACGAGGTGCCAAGATGGAAGGAAACGCAGGATCTTAGTCTCAAGCTTCAGGAAGATATTAGTCATGTCGAAGATAATTACTCGTTTTCAGCTCGTGCGCCATACTACCACTCCATGAAACAAATGGCGAACATGGGACTCTTTATCGGGTTGTTTGTGGGCGTGTTGTTCTTTGTAGCTGCAGCAAGCTTTCTCTATTTCCGTTTGTACACGGATCTGGAATACGACAAGCGGCATTATGGAGCGCTTTCCAAGATTGGACTCACGGATACGGAATTGACGCGGATCGTTACGACTCAGGTTGCCCTGTTGTTCTTCGTGCCGATTGTGGTAGCGATTATTCACAGCATGGTGGCGTTCGTTTCCCTTCAAAGCTTGTTGAAGCTAATTCTTGTCGCGTCTGTGGTCAAACCGACCGCGATTGTCCTATGTAGCTTCGTCGTTGTTCAAGGTGTGTATTTCTGGATCATTCGAAACCGTTATTTGTTCCATTTAAAGCAATCAATGAACCGTTAG
- a CDS encoding ABC transporter ATP-binding protein yields MEMLAVNSLSKIYGGKVTYRALTDIDFSIRKGEFVGIMGPSGSGKTTLLNMISTIDTPTSGAVLLNGTNPHHLKKDKLALFRRRELGFVFQDFNLLDTLTIGENIVLPLTLDNEKVSVMEEKLQSVAEKLGIQDILEKRTFEVSGGQRQRTAIARAIIHSPSLLLADEPTGNLDSKSSRNVMETLEAINKRDNTTMMMVTHDALAASYCHRVIFIKDGQLHNEMYRGESRQVFFQKIIDSLSFLGGNTYDLSTIRV; encoded by the coding sequence ATGGAAATGCTTGCTGTAAATAGCTTGAGTAAAATATACGGGGGCAAGGTAACCTACCGCGCGCTGACCGATATCGATTTTTCGATTCGCAAGGGCGAATTCGTCGGTATTATGGGCCCCTCAGGCAGTGGCAAGACTACGCTATTAAACATGATCTCTACCATTGATACACCAACCTCTGGTGCGGTTCTTTTGAACGGTACGAATCCGCATCATTTAAAAAAAGATAAACTCGCTCTGTTTCGTCGCCGTGAGCTCGGTTTTGTGTTTCAAGATTTCAATCTCTTGGACACGTTGACGATTGGGGAAAATATCGTGTTGCCGCTGACGCTGGACAATGAGAAAGTATCGGTCATGGAAGAAAAGCTGCAAAGTGTTGCAGAGAAGCTAGGGATTCAGGACATTTTGGAAAAGCGGACCTTCGAGGTGTCTGGGGGGCAACGCCAACGGACGGCAATTGCCAGGGCGATCATTCATTCCCCGTCGCTTTTGCTCGCTGACGAGCCGACAGGAAATCTTGATTCCAAGTCTTCGCGCAATGTGATGGAGACACTGGAAGCGATCAATAAGAGAGACAATACCACCATGATGATGGTGACGCATGATGCTTTGGCGGCCAGCTATTGCCATCGGGTGATTTTTATTAAAGACGGCCAGCTCCATAACGAGATGTATCGTGGTGAGAGTCGACAGGTATTCTTCCAGAAAATTATTGACTCGTTGTCGTTTTTGGGAGGGAACACCTATGACCTTTCGACAATTCGCGTGTAA
- a CDS encoding HAMP domain-containing sensor histidine kinase, with translation MKLFLRDQWPFAAFFLVQLILLIMIFAMDGYWNESLMIYVMFLSVFFAGAFLAIRYLSHRTIYQRLSKPVESLEELTQTYGNSPLCRAMDDISQEQYRLYKEQLHAYENKQRDHTTFIQQWVHQMKTPISVIHLLLQNEDDPTAESVREEVDRIKRGLETVLYIARLDRFEQDFLIEPVTLRSMVQNVLAENKRLFIRNQVYPEVKVDENWRVESDDKWLAFVLNQLLTNAVRYSAGKSNKVTIRAYERGAHAILEVQDYGIGIPTEDIRRVFKPYFTGENGRKYPESTGMGLYLVKEICGRLHHGVEMESEVGEGTTVRIVLSAVVPTLQESKIAES, from the coding sequence ATGAAGTTGTTCCTTCGAGATCAATGGCCATTCGCAGCGTTTTTTCTCGTCCAACTGATCTTATTGATTATGATTTTTGCGATGGATGGGTACTGGAATGAATCATTGATGATCTACGTCATGTTTTTATCTGTTTTTTTCGCGGGGGCTTTTCTCGCCATCCGTTATTTGTCTCACCGCACAATCTATCAGCGACTGAGCAAGCCGGTAGAGTCATTAGAGGAACTGACCCAGACATACGGGAATTCTCCGTTGTGCCGCGCGATGGATGACATCAGTCAGGAGCAGTACCGACTCTACAAAGAACAGCTTCATGCCTATGAAAACAAGCAACGGGACCACACGACGTTTATTCAGCAGTGGGTTCATCAGATGAAGACGCCGATATCGGTTATTCATCTGTTGCTGCAAAATGAAGACGATCCAACAGCAGAGAGCGTCCGTGAAGAAGTGGACCGGATCAAGCGTGGACTGGAAACCGTATTGTACATAGCTCGCCTCGACCGATTTGAACAGGACTTCCTGATTGAGCCAGTAACGCTGCGTTCCATGGTGCAGAACGTGTTGGCTGAAAACAAGCGGCTGTTTATTCGCAACCAAGTATATCCCGAGGTAAAAGTGGATGAGAATTGGCGAGTGGAATCGGACGATAAGTGGCTCGCTTTTGTCCTCAACCAATTGTTGACGAATGCCGTTCGCTATTCAGCAGGGAAAAGCAACAAGGTCACCATTCGTGCGTATGAACGCGGAGCGCATGCCATACTGGAAGTGCAGGATTATGGAATCGGGATCCCTACCGAAGATATTCGTCGCGTGTTCAAGCCGTATTTTACGGGAGAAAACGGGCGCAAATACCCTGAGTCCACCGGGATGGGGCTGTACTTGGTGAAGGAAATTTGCGGGCGGCTCCATCATGGGGTGGAAATGGAATCAGAAGTGGGCGAGGGGACAACCGTACGTATCGTCTTGTCTGCCGTCGTACCAACCTTACAAGAAAGTAAGATAGCTGAAAGTTAA
- a CDS encoding response regulator transcription factor, with amino-acid sequence MSTIMIVEDDPKINQLLQEQLEKYGFQTVNVEHFDRVMEVFTQSRPDLVLLDVNLPKFDGFYWCRQMRQESNCPILFISARESKMDQVMALENGADDYITKPFDYDVVLAKIRSQLRRAYGQYAPQEGERTVEVAGLKLFLERMELSMYDIKIELSKKEALLLEALMNQHPRVVSRERLLEKLWDEQFVDENTLNVYITRVRGKLKDLGLEGAVETVRGSGYRLRATWEEGQ; translated from the coding sequence ATGTCCACAATTATGATTGTAGAAGACGACCCGAAAATCAACCAGCTGCTGCAAGAGCAACTGGAAAAATACGGATTTCAAACAGTCAATGTTGAACATTTCGATAGAGTCATGGAGGTATTTACCCAATCGCGCCCTGATCTGGTTTTATTGGATGTGAATCTACCGAAATTTGACGGATTTTATTGGTGCCGGCAAATGCGCCAGGAGTCCAATTGCCCGATCCTGTTCATCTCTGCACGAGAAAGTAAAATGGACCAAGTGATGGCATTGGAAAATGGGGCCGATGACTATATCACAAAGCCGTTCGACTACGATGTGGTTTTGGCCAAAATCCGCAGTCAGCTACGCCGGGCTTACGGACAATATGCTCCGCAAGAAGGGGAGCGTACGGTTGAAGTGGCGGGGCTCAAGCTGTTTTTGGAGCGAATGGAGCTGTCCATGTACGATATCAAAATCGAGCTGAGCAAAAAGGAAGCGTTACTGCTAGAAGCCTTGATGAATCAACATCCACGTGTCGTCAGCCGTGAGCGTTTGCTAGAAAAGCTGTGGGATGAACAGTTTGTTGATGAAAACACGCTGAATGTCTACATTACACGCGTGCGCGGCAAGCTGAAGGACTTAGGCTTAGAGGGAGCTGTCGAGACTGTTCGCGGTTCCGGTTATCGCTTACGTGCGACTTGGGAGGAAGGGCAATGA
- a CDS encoding sigma-70 family RNA polymerase sigma factor, translated as MTTAIMYPKLSHQQIYEDYSTKIYRYFRYRVKNVWDVEDLTTTVFIKVYSKLEQYDGRHPFGAWIFRIAHNALIDYMRKKRESPVDQETFSNMVATDKLPEECLLNQETTEGLWDKVHTLTKDQRNVIALRYLGDLRMNEIAEILGKTEASVKILHFRGIKKLQQLMENQA; from the coding sequence ATGACGACAGCAATCATGTATCCAAAATTAAGTCACCAACAAATTTACGAAGATTACTCTACTAAAATATATCGCTATTTCCGCTACCGGGTAAAAAACGTCTGGGATGTGGAAGACCTGACAACGACTGTGTTTATTAAGGTGTACTCCAAGCTTGAGCAATACGATGGCCGCCATCCTTTTGGCGCCTGGATTTTCCGAATTGCGCACAACGCTTTGATTGACTACATGCGCAAGAAGCGGGAGAGTCCGGTTGATCAGGAAACATTTAGCAATATGGTCGCAACAGATAAGCTGCCGGAGGAGTGCCTTCTGAATCAGGAGACAACCGAGGGCTTGTGGGATAAGGTGCACACGCTGACAAAGGATCAGCGCAATGTGATCGCCTTGCGCTATCTCGGAGATTTGCGAATGAATGAGATCGCGGAAATTTTGGGTAAGACAGAGGCTTCGGTGAAAATCCTGCACTTCCGCGGGATTAAGAAACTGCAGCAATTGATGGAGAATCAAGCATAA
- a CDS encoding GNAT family N-acetyltransferase — MNPLLLSFPEHLETQRLLIRAPQWGDGQFVNEAIRESVNEMRPWLPFVKNLPSIDDSEAYVRKARLNFLERTDLVLHIFEKNTGQFVGSSGLHRFDWYVRKFEIGYWLRTSRTGEGLMTEAVKGIVDFAISELEANRLEIRCDTRNNASIAVAKKAGFTLEGTLRNVNLNDSGELTDTHIFSIAKGYEYH; from the coding sequence ATGAATCCATTACTACTCTCTTTTCCGGAACATTTAGAAACTCAGCGATTATTGATTAGAGCACCGCAATGGGGTGATGGTCAATTTGTAAATGAAGCCATACGTGAGAGTGTAAATGAGATGCGCCCCTGGCTTCCGTTTGTAAAAAACCTCCCATCCATTGACGATTCGGAAGCCTACGTACGTAAGGCCCGGCTCAATTTTCTAGAACGCACAGACTTAGTGCTTCATATATTTGAAAAGAACACAGGGCAGTTTGTGGGCAGTAGTGGACTCCATCGCTTCGATTGGTATGTACGCAAATTTGAAATTGGATATTGGTTACGCACATCGCGTACTGGTGAGGGTCTAATGACAGAGGCAGTAAAAGGTATCGTTGACTTTGCCATTTCTGAGTTGGAAGCTAACCGTCTTGAAATTCGCTGTGATACTCGGAATAACGCAAGTATAGCTGTAGCTAAGAAGGCGGGTTTTACATTGGAGGGTACTTTACGAAATGTTAACCTAAATGACTCAGGAGAACTAACTGATACCCATATCTTTTCAATAGCAAAAGGTTATGAATATCATTGA
- the purB gene encoding adenylosuccinate lyase produces MIERYSRPEMRAIWTEENKFKAWLEVEILACEAWSKLGVIPEEDVKKLWDKATFDMNRIYEIEEETRHDVVAFTRAVSETLGEEKKWVHYGLTSTDVVDTALSYLLRQANEILEGDIQDFIEILADKAREHKDTVCMGRTHGVHAEPTTFGLKLALWHEEMKRNLARFQAAKKEVAFGKISGAVGTYANIDPFVEAYVCEKLGLSAAPISTQTLQRDRHAEYMATLALIATSLEKFATEIRGLQKSEMREVEEAFAKGQKGSSAMPHKRNPIGSENICGLARVIRGHMLTSYENVSLWHERDISHSSAERVILPDATQALNYMLRRFMNIVKNLTVFPENMKRNMDRTFGLIYSQQVMLKLIEKGMSREQAYDTVQPRAMQAWEEQRSFRAIVEEDATVSSTLSKEELDECFDYRYHLKHVDTIFQRLGLI; encoded by the coding sequence ATGATCGAACGTTATTCCCGACCGGAAATGCGCGCCATTTGGACGGAAGAAAACAAATTTAAAGCGTGGCTGGAAGTAGAAATTCTCGCGTGTGAAGCATGGTCCAAGCTGGGCGTCATTCCTGAGGAAGACGTGAAAAAGCTGTGGGATAAAGCTACTTTTGACATGAACAGAATCTATGAGATCGAAGAAGAGACACGCCATGATGTGGTGGCGTTTACCCGTGCGGTATCGGAAACCTTGGGTGAAGAAAAGAAGTGGGTGCATTACGGACTGACTTCTACAGATGTGGTGGATACTGCTCTGTCTTACCTGCTGCGTCAGGCGAACGAAATTTTGGAGGGTGATATCCAAGACTTCATCGAGATTTTGGCAGACAAGGCTCGTGAGCATAAGGATACGGTTTGCATGGGTAGAACGCATGGCGTACATGCGGAGCCTACGACTTTTGGCTTGAAGCTGGCCCTGTGGCATGAAGAAATGAAGCGTAATCTGGCGCGTTTTCAGGCTGCGAAAAAAGAAGTGGCGTTCGGCAAAATCTCTGGCGCAGTTGGAACATATGCAAACATCGATCCGTTTGTGGAAGCATACGTGTGCGAGAAGCTGGGGCTGTCTGCAGCGCCTATCTCGACCCAAACCTTGCAGCGTGATCGCCACGCCGAGTACATGGCAACATTGGCACTGATCGCAACCTCTTTAGAGAAATTCGCAACAGAAATTCGCGGTCTGCAAAAGAGCGAAATGCGCGAGGTGGAAGAAGCATTTGCCAAAGGACAAAAGGGTTCTTCCGCAATGCCACACAAGCGCAACCCAATCGGCAGCGAAAATATTTGCGGTCTGGCTCGTGTAATCCGCGGTCACATGCTCACTTCCTATGAAAATGTTTCCCTCTGGCATGAGCGGGATATTTCCCACTCTTCTGCGGAGCGCGTGATTTTGCCAGATGCGACGCAAGCGTTGAACTACATGCTGCGCCGTTTCATGAACATCGTGAAAAACTTGACGGTATTCCCTGAGAATATGAAGCGCAATATGGATCGTACCTTTGGATTGATCTACTCGCAGCAAGTGATGCTCAAGCTGATCGAAAAAGGCATGAGCCGCGAGCAAGCCTATGATACGGTACAGCCTCGTGCGATGCAGGCGTGGGAAGAGCAACGCTCCTTCCGTGCGATCGTCGAGGAGGATGCAACGGTCAGCTCCACACTGTCCAAGGAAGAGCTGGATGAGTGCTTTGACTATCGTTACCACCTGAAGCATGTGGATACGATTTTCCAACGTCTTGGATTGATTTAA
- the purK gene encoding 5-(carboxyamino)imidazole ribonucleotide synthase: MTTKDRKQIKPGSTLGILGGGQLGRMIALAGRAMGYRFVTMDPSADAPCGQTADRQIVASYDDVEAAMQLASVSDVISYEFENVDAQVAEVLESRAYVPQGSRLLRITQNRIREKTAIREIGIPVAPFCVVNSLEDLQDAVRELGLPAVMKTATGGYDGKGQWVLRSEAELAEAYETLSKAGTELIVEQFVPFQMELSVIAARNPAGELAVFPVSENIHQENILHLSIVPARISAEVAVRAEEIARTIVEKLDVVGLIAVELFLTEDGQLYVNELAPRPHNSGHFTMDACVTSQFEQHVRAVCNLPLGSTELLSSVVMVNILGEHLQPVIDQIDKLPRTAKLHLYGKAESKAKRKMGHINVLAPTVEEALTLIDELKIWTNTSEVLS; this comes from the coding sequence ATGACAACCAAAGACCGTAAGCAAATCAAACCAGGATCGACCCTAGGAATACTCGGCGGAGGACAGCTTGGACGGATGATTGCTCTTGCGGGACGAGCTATGGGCTACCGTTTTGTCACAATGGACCCGTCAGCAGACGCACCATGCGGCCAAACGGCTGATCGGCAAATTGTTGCCAGCTACGATGATGTAGAAGCAGCGATGCAGCTTGCCTCAGTCAGTGATGTCATTTCCTATGAATTTGAAAACGTAGATGCGCAAGTCGCTGAAGTGTTGGAGAGCCGCGCTTATGTACCGCAGGGGAGTCGTCTTTTGCGTATCACCCAGAATCGGATTCGGGAAAAGACCGCTATTCGTGAGATCGGCATCCCGGTTGCTCCGTTTTGTGTCGTGAATAGCTTGGAGGATTTGCAGGACGCCGTGCGTGAACTGGGACTGCCTGCTGTTATGAAGACGGCAACCGGTGGCTATGACGGCAAAGGGCAATGGGTATTGAGAAGCGAGGCTGAGCTGGCGGAGGCGTATGAAACGTTGTCCAAAGCAGGTACAGAGCTGATCGTGGAACAATTTGTACCATTCCAAATGGAGCTGTCTGTTATTGCTGCACGTAATCCTGCGGGAGAACTGGCTGTTTTTCCTGTGTCAGAAAATATTCATCAGGAAAACATCCTGCATTTGAGCATCGTACCCGCTCGTATTTCGGCTGAAGTAGCAGTTCGTGCGGAAGAAATTGCTCGCACGATTGTAGAAAAGCTGGATGTGGTCGGACTCATTGCCGTGGAGCTGTTTTTGACCGAAGATGGTCAGCTGTATGTCAATGAATTGGCGCCTCGACCGCATAACTCTGGGCATTTTACCATGGATGCTTGTGTGACCTCGCAGTTTGAGCAGCATGTTCGAGCGGTTTGCAATCTGCCTTTGGGATCTACAGAGTTGCTCTCGAGCGTCGTGATGGTTAATATTTTGGGAGAGCATCTACAGCCTGTCATCGATCAGATCGACAAGCTGCCGCGCACAGCCAAGCTCCATTTGTACGGAAAAGCAGAGAGCAAGGCCAAGCGAAAAATGGGGCATATCAATGTGCTCGCCCCTACTGTAGAAGAAGCGCTCACCCTGATTGATGAGCTGAAAATCTGGACGAATACATCGGAGGTATTATCATGA